A window of Methanofastidiosum sp. contains these coding sequences:
- a CDS encoding LemA family protein, with translation MDLSILLVLGVVVVIALVLIGIFVGIYNRFFALKNSAEATLGQIRVALKKRLDMIDQLLGSVKSYAKFEKETLENITKYRASIGSASPEEISEIDRQSAGILGRLIAVAENYPDLKTSTTVISLMDSVKTVEDEIARQRYTYNNIVQQFNTMLDTIPSNIVGRIIGLIKLEYLKFEEAIETRPKIEF, from the coding sequence ATGGACTTATCAATTTTGTTAGTACTCGGAGTTGTAGTTGTTATAGCACTTGTTCTTATTGGAATATTTGTTGGCATCTACAACAGATTTTTTGCATTGAAAAATTCAGCTGAAGCAACTTTGGGGCAAATACGGGTCGCCCTAAAAAAGCGTCTTGATATGATTGACCAGTTATTGGGGTCTGTAAAGAGTTATGCAAAGTTTGAGAAAGAAACATTGGAAAATATAACAAAGTATCGTGCAAGTATTGGCAGCGCTTCTCCGGAAGAAATAAGTGAAATTGATCGCCAGAGTGCAGGTATACTGGGAAGACTTATTGCAGTCGCAGAAAACTACCCTGATCTTAAAACTTCAACAACAGTAATTAGTCTCATGGACTCTGTAAAAACTGTAGAAGATGAAATCGCTAGACAAAGGTATACATACAACAATATAGTCCAGCAGTTTAACACTATGCTAGATACAATACCCTCAAATATTGTTGGTAGGATCATTGGACTCATAAAATTAGAATATCTTAAATTTGAAGAGGCAATTGAAACAAGACCAAAGATTGAATTTTAG
- a CDS encoding TIGR04084 family radical SAM/SPASM domain-containing protein translates to MHYHIILTTKCNSQCKYCYEKSMNDFDIDIEQKVDLDLSAPESSKVSVKDLKKFINKDKNPVIIFYGGEPLLQINKIKEIMDNINVPYRMQTNGKLLNKIPREYLNRLDKILVSIDGDQKSTDDNRGKGTYDLILKNISLIKENGYAGEIVARMTLSLESPDIYEKVLHLINIGFSSIHWQIDAGFYAYDYDKEKFSQFVEEYNISITKLIEYWVECMKNKKVLKFYPFVGIVNSLLKDEKTLLRCGAGHSGYAIRTDGKIMACPIMTWIKDFVSGDLDSDPKDLIEFGMGKRCASCDIKYICGGRCLYWNYLKLWPDEGNQLICKTIEHLVNELKNRMPEIKDLIKNAQINYNDFEYEKYFGPEIIP, encoded by the coding sequence ATGCACTATCATATAATACTAACAACTAAATGCAATTCACAGTGCAAATACTGCTATGAGAAATCAATGAATGATTTTGACATAGATATTGAACAGAAAGTCGATCTTGATTTGTCCGCTCCGGAATCTAGTAAAGTTAGTGTAAAAGATCTAAAAAAATTCATTAACAAAGATAAAAATCCCGTAATCATCTTTTATGGCGGAGAGCCTCTTCTTCAAATTAATAAAATAAAAGAAATAATGGACAATATTAATGTGCCGTATAGAATGCAGACTAATGGAAAGCTATTGAATAAAATTCCAAGAGAATACCTAAACAGGCTCGACAAGATTTTAGTATCTATTGATGGCGACCAAAAGAGTACAGATGATAATAGGGGCAAAGGGACATATGATCTAATACTAAAAAATATTTCACTGATAAAAGAAAATGGATATGCTGGCGAGATTGTTGCAAGAATGACTTTGAGCCTGGAATCACCTGATATATACGAAAAAGTATTACATTTGATAAATATCGGATTTTCATCGATTCATTGGCAGATTGATGCTGGGTTTTATGCGTATGACTACGATAAGGAAAAATTTAGCCAATTTGTAGAAGAATACAATATTTCAATTACAAAATTAATTGAATACTGGGTAGAATGTATGAAAAATAAAAAAGTTTTGAAATTTTACCCATTTGTTGGGATAGTCAACAGTCTATTAAAAGATGAAAAAACTTTACTTAGGTGTGGAGCCGGACATAGCGGTTATGCAATACGTACCGATGGGAAAATAATGGCATGCCCAATTATGACTTGGATTAAAGATTTTGTATCAGGAGATTTAGATTCTGATCCTAAAGATCTTATAGAATTTGGAATGGGCAAAAGATGCGCTAGTTGTGATATTAAATATATCTGCGGCGGGAGATGCCTCTACTGGAACTATTTGAAATTATGGCCAGACGAAGGGAATCAATTAATTTGTAAGACTATTGAACATCTAGTAAATGAATTAAAAAATAGAATGCCTGAGATAAAAGATCTTATTAAAAATGCCCAAATAAATTATAATGATTTTGAATATGAAAAGTATTTTGGCCCTGAAATAATACCATAA